AGCAGGGACAGGCAAGAAAGATTTGTCCCATATTCGCAAGGAATCAGCACCCAAACCCTGGACTTCATGCCtcataaacaaaacatttatgatagggatgtgtgcatgtgcatgtgcgtgcatgtgcgtgtgcacgttgtgcatgtgcatgcatgtgcgtgcatgtgagtgtgcgcattgtgtgagtgtgcgtgtgtgcatgtgtgtgcattcacatgtgcttgtgtgtgtgaatgtgcgtgtgcatgtgtgtgcgcatgtatgtgtgtttgtttaagCCCTGGTTGTTATACCTCCTCACACAGCCACAGGGGACACTGGGAGGTGCACCAGGCCATTGCACATCGCTGTGGCTCTGCCAGGCTCTGCCAGGCTCTGCCAGAGACACCACTGTGAACACAGTCACTGAGGTGAGGGCACTCACAAGCTTCTCCACTGTCATGTGGTTCTTATAGCGGATGGAATCTTTCCCCAAGAAGTCCAGCTCCACAACATGCTCCTGGCCATCTGAGGGTGCGTGCAGTCGGACATGCTCCACGCGCAGCGAGCAGCAGCCCACGGTGTCGGCCGTCTCAccctcttccttctcatttccTGTCCGCAGTGCCAGCTAGACCAGGGTGGACACTTGTCATGGCTGTGGTCTGTGGCACAGGAGCACAGTCACAACACTCATGCTTACACGGTGGCACATACACAGGAATGAACTCTCTCTCCcctatatacacactcacacatgaagcacacacacacacatgtgcgtgcagacacacaaagcacacacacacacacacacacaatcacacaaagcacacacataccTATTTGATGgaggctccagctccagggagaagCCACCATTGTCCTGGCTGCCCCGCTCTCAAGGTCCCATGCTATACCTTATCAATAAAATAAAGGGCCACAGCCAGCTGCCTCTTCTTCATTTCTGGGGACTTCCAGTCGGCCCGATACTGAGCACGGATCTTGTCCACAACCCCCCTCAAGCGTCGTGCTACTTCATACTTCTGCCAATCCATCTCCCCCTAAGTAAAGACAACAAATGTTCCTACTAAGTGCGGAGCAGGTGACTGAGCATCTCCCCACCTCAGGCATCCCCAGGCAGGTTTAATTGAATGAGGGGCAGCAGAGCCTGGCCTCAGAAAAATGTGaagtgactgtcttagttagggttttactgctgtgaacagaaaccatgaccaagccaactcttataaggacagcatttaattggggctggcttacaggtccagaggtttagtccattatcatcaaggtgggagcagggcagcgttcaggcaggcatggtgcaagaggagccaagagttctacatcttcactgaaggctgctaggagaagactcacttccacgcagctaggatgagggtcttaaagcccacacccacagtgacatacctactccaacaggaccacaccttctatagtgccactccttgggccaagcatatacgaACCATCACAGTGACTGTGAGCCCCACTCAGATTCCTGTTAGACTGCTGCCACTGGGCCCAGCTGCTCtcaactctggctggctgatccTGGCTAATCTCTAAAGGCTGAACCGAAGGGCTAAGGAGTCTCCCATGCCTGCCACCCTGGAATAGCACAGAGGGGAGGGCCTGACACATGTACTCTGAGGCACAGGGCTTCCCTGGAAGGCCATGCTCTCACCTTCGGCTTGGAGCTGGGGTTCAGTATGATGTACTTGAAGGAGTTCTGGATGTTCTCCATCCAGGCAGCCAGCCACAGGACTGTGTTATCTGAGCGTACCTCTTTCCACTGGTGACCAGCTGGGGGCTCAGGGATCTTGGAATCCCTGCAGTAAAACAGGGGCAGTTGTAATTTCAAGACAATATGAGCAACTCTGGGTAACTTCCCTACCTGTGTCCTGCAGTCACACGACTATGCAGATAGGGCTTCAGAATTGGATCTAAGCTCCCTAGACTAAGACAGCCAACTTGCACACTCACAGCATGGCTGTGTACCCAGTGGCACATACACaggcacgaacacacacacacacacacacacaccaggatcgACCAGACCAGAGAGGTCACTCGGCACGCTCAATGCAGAGAGCTCTGAAGCCTCGGCTCACACACCAGGCTGCCACACAGCTACTGCCCAGGGTCACTGAAGTTGGGAGGACCATAGGTAACAGCAGCAGGGCAACAGCAGCAAACAGCATGTCCCCACCCCACTTGCCAGCATTTGGAAAGCCAAATGCTGCAGATGTAGCGGACACCTCCCGGTAGGGGAACCCCTCAACCGAGCTGAGCAAGACAAGCGGTTCTACTGGGTGGAGAGACAGCAGCCCGGCTGACCCAGGGCTCTGACAAGACCCAAGATACACAGAAACAGAGCTTAGTGTCTTCAGTCACTCATCCAGTGAAGGGTCCCATCCCTAAAGAGCTATGAACAAAAGTCACCTCAGTAGGCAGCCTGGGCTAGACCCAGCCAGGGTTCAATGCTCACCCACAAGAGCCTGGAGGCTGACTCCCACATACCTGCTGCAGTTAATGACCACATCCTCTGGCATGACCCTCCTCTTCAACATCCCCATCTTGGGATGGTCACCTCGGCCACGGAACAAGCCGGGTGGTTCCGTCTTGAAATTGCCTATTTTTTCTCTGTGGCCATCTAAAATACAGTAGCCAAACTCCTGCTGAAGCTTCTCAGCCTCTTCTTTTAGCTTCTGAGTCAAAACAATACGTGGGCGTTAGAGGAGAAGAAGCTGAAATGAACCCAGCTCCTGTGCTGACCGCTGgtccctcctcctgctgctgctgctagagGCCTCAAGCCCCCGGCTGTCCAGCAGGCGTGGGGAGCACGCGGCACAGGGATCCTCAAGTCCAGCAGAAGGAGTAGGGTAGCCTTCAAGGTAGGAGGAAATGAGGCAGGTTCTGGAATCGCCTCAACCCCCCTGCAAGAGATGGCCAGGAACTAATCAACTAAGAAAGAACGATGCGGCAGGCTCCCATTAAACAGAGGGGAGACGTGGAAAGGTGCACAGTGGCAGCAGCTCACCCTTACATTCCTgcccttgggtcctctgcaactcCTCACCTGTCAAATGGTAGTGTACTTTCAAATGTGCCCCAGGAAAATGGAATTATATCCCAGACACACTTTAAAAAGAGGGGTATCACTTGAAATCACTTAGCACCTGCTGTGACCTGGTCCACCTCCCAAGGCCACTCGGGGAGGAAGGCTTGGTGAGGGGCTCCCCGCACCTCATACCCACCAGCTACCTCCAAGTTTCCCAGAACCTGCTGCCAACCTGCTTCTGCTCCTTGGGCAGGGTCCTGCGGGCCTCGGCTCTTTCCAAGAAGTGCCTGTGAATCTCCGTGAAGTCGCATTTGTCAAGGTGTGTGATGAGCTTCCTCTCCTCAGCTGtcatctcctgttccaaaacCAGCCACACGGGATCAGCACTCAAATACAGGCGCCTCCCTGTGGCGCAGGGAGTCCACTGCACAGGGTCACTGTGGCGCACCACAAACACGGGACTGACTGCACTCTGAGAAGAGCACTAAGGCCATTCCACTAGACCCTCGGCCTCCAACAACTATTCTACGGGAGGCCCAGGTGTACAGTAGAGCCCTGAGACAATGTCATGTGACCTCAGCCGGAAACAGCTCTCTCCTGGCCACATGGTAAAGCATGAATGGGTGACAAGGTCGACCCTGGACAAACAGGGACAGCTTAGAGGAGAGCATGTGCAGTCTCAGCTTCAGGCTTGTGACCCTGACTCACACCTTGAGCCTTACTCTGTCAGAAAATGACCAAAAGAAATCCCCAAGTGAGCCCCTAAATCCACATCCTTCCCCAAGGCAAGGCTGCCCATGCCCCAAACCATCAGGGGCCAAAGAGTCTGCTGACAGAGTGGCCCAGCCCAGACAGGCTCCCAGTAACAGAACAGCACCAGCCCCAGGTCCAACCAACAGTAATGGACTCTATTAGTATGAACCCAGAGGGTGGTGGTACGGGAGGGCCAAGGATACCTCTTCCTAAGTATAACTTAGCGTTTCAGTAATGAAAGTGGTAAAATCCCTGACCCACACTAGCTCCACTTGGAGATCCTGTCCTATGCAACTCATTCACGTTGGCGTCATGACAACTGTACTCTAGGGACAATTTAAAGGAGAAAGCTATAAAGTACTGGATAAACTGCAGCAAATTCACTcaacagaatattaaaaattaaattagaagaCTGTAAATACTTCTCCAACAAAATATCCGAGGTTGCATCATTTCTCACTCCTGGAAGCTGGAGGGCAGCATTTCACTTGATCTCTGCAGAGGGCCCTATCTCTGCTTCCACGGAGGGAGGCGACAGCCAGGTAACAGGGCCTGGCTAACCCTTTCCCACAAACACAGGATTCTCACAGGGCAGGAGCCCcatacatgcatgtgcctgcagaatccagaaacatcagaccctctggagctggagttacaggttgttatAAGCAACCTGcaggtgggtgctaggaatttaaCTCAGGGAAATTAACTGTGATATCTCTCCCAGTACCACCTCTAACTACTGATGCAAAAGTCATTACATCCCAGGGAAGAGTTTTGGAGAAAATGGTTGAAATCACAGCAGAATTTGATGATTCCATtgcaatatgaaaaaaaagaaaacatacagtaAAATGCTAAGTGGGAGAAACATTGTTTGCACGCTGGTCACGACTGTGCAAAAATCAAAGAGACACGGATGCAGACATGGAAAGGGTGGGGGAAGCTCAGAGGCTGGTTTTCTACCTCTGTTTCCTCACCACAAAAGCCACAGCCCTGCATCAGGTCCCGGCTCCCAGTCATCTGCAATATGCATAAAGACATAATGGGGTTCAACACAGTAACAACCTACCTCTTTCCTGCAAAACAGAGCTCAGAGGAGACCATCTGGAGATGGGACCCAGCCTGCACAACCATAGCTGCAGTCTATCAGACATCCTCTGGATTGGGCCCCTTCCCTGCTTGGAGACACTGAGAACAGTACAGCCCACTTTTCCCCTCTGGATTAATAACTAAGGAACACCaatgggaaggaaaaaaacacTGGATGGCTAGCTCCGCCCCTGTCCCTCAATGCTTTTCAAGGCAGCAGTTGAGAGTCAAAGTGAAAGATAGGATCAGGGACAGAGTCTTGTATGAGGGACAGACCACACTGTCCCTACCCCTGGTGCTGGACAGCCAGGGATCCATGCATGAGAATGTCAACTCAGATTCAGCTTAAACCACAAGCTGTAAGCCACCTCCGATGCTGCACCTAAGACACACACGCTAAACGTAAAACCAACAACTGTGAACATCCTGGGAAAACACAAAGGAGGAATATCTTTGTGACCTTTGGTGAGGCAAAGATTTCTCAGACATAACATCAGCAGCACAGCCCATTACAAAGAGCACGCAGCAGCTTTCATATTAGAGTAAAAACTCCCAAGAACGCAATGAAAATTAAAGtggaggctggcaagatggctcagtggtcaagaacgCTCACTGGCTGTACTTGCAGAGGAGccaagttcacttcccagcacctacatgatagctcacagaccatctgtaactccaattccagggaatctctAGGCACCAGGCATGGATGGAtgtagcatacacacatacatacacacacagatacacagacacacagacacacagacacacgcacgcagtcaaaacacacatacacataaaataaaaataaatagatctttaaaaaatgaaaatagaagccgggtggtggtggcgcacgcctttaatcccagcacttgggaggcagaggcaggtggatttctgagttcgaggccagcctggtctacagagtgagttccagacagccagggctacacagagaaaccctgtcttgaaaaaccaaaaaaaaaaaaaaaaaacaaacaaaaaaaaaccacataaaaaatgaaaatagaagccaAAATTTTGGCAAGTCATATTTCTGATTAAACTTGTAATAGCGAGAAGGATGTGACAGTGCATGTGTAgagtcttagcacttgggaggcagtggagGGTGgaagctcatggccagcctcgGCTATATAACAAGCCAGAAGCCAgccttgtctcaataaataaacagGACTAAAGAAGTGTTACAGCAGCTAAGAGCtggcactgctcttgcagagaacctgagtccccagcacccatggcagatggctcacaaatgcctgtaccTCCAGCTTCAGGATATCCAAAGCCCTcacctggcctctgcaggcagcagacacatacatggtacatacaaacatacaggtAAACAATCACATGtgaaaatgtctttttctgaAAATCCCTCTTGCCTTCGAAGGTTTGAACTTTTGCCAGACTGTGCAACCAAGCTAATAACATGCCCTGAAATCATTAAGACTAtgtactgggggctggagagatggctcagtgggaaacagcgctggctgctcctctagaggacctgggttcaattcccagtacccacacggcagcctacagctgtctgtaactccagttccggggaaACCATGACACTGGGCATGCACGTGGTGTGCATACCtgtgcatacaggcaaaataaccatacacattttttaaaaagtctatgtACTTAACCTGCTGTCTTACTGTGTGCTCAGTCTGCTTGTTTAGCCTacctttaaaataataccttACCATGGATTTCCCATGTCGTCAGCTTTTACAACCCAAGATAATGTATAGCTTTAATCTTAAACTACGTACTCTGACATGCCCTCTTACACACCCTCGACCTAGAATAatgtgttttgtctgtctgtaacTGTTCAATAAATATAGAACAAAGTACTTTGTTAAGGGACAGACACAGGCACAACAGACAGGCCACATACCACAAGCTACAGACAGGCCACATACCACAAGCTACAGACAGGCCACATACCACAAGCTACAGACAGGCAGAAGACATTGGGTGAGAAGTGGAGAATTCTAATTTGGGCTTGCCCTTGGTCAAaccacacaatgaaaaaaaaaatctcttttatgCAATCATAtgcattaaaagaaagaaacaagccaggctgtggtggcgcacacctttaatcccagcattcaggaggcagaggcagatggatctctgagttcaaggccagcctggtctacaaagggagttctagaacagacagagctacacagagaagccctgacttggaagaaagaagaaagaaaaatccaaatgACAAACAGTATTGGAAAAGACACTCAGTACTGTGAGTCACTGGTGAGATGCTGCAGGCCAGGCACAAGCTAGACAGCAAGGCATGAGGATCAGACCAGGCTCGCATGTTaaaaccatgtttttaaaaacaaaggaaaagagaaacctCACACAATACCCTTGCCTCCACACCTGTACTTATTTTCATGGGGCAGAAACCACCCCTGACTGCTCCAGCCTCCCACTCTAAGAGCTGAACACTGTCCTTGGAGCCCCCAGGGCAAGGTCACCACAGACTGACATCTTAGATCCAGCCATGCTGGGCAAACACTGGCCACTGAAAAGGCTGCTGCTGGGGCCGCTGAGACACACACCTTCCGCCAGTCACTGAAGAAGTTCCTCCGGAACACTTCCTTGGTCACGCACTCAAGATGCAGCATTTTCCCATAGAAGGTAGCGACCTCCTCCGCTGCCAGGCTCAGCTTCACCGGCTTGCCTGTAGATAGCACACACTCTAAGAGGGACAGCCACAGGTTTCATCCGGGTGACACAACCTCCCACTTTAGTACACAGTTCACTCTGTACACAGCCTAAGTTAAAAGCCCCCGGGTGAGGTAATGGCCAGTCACTGACTTCTGTATCATGCAACTTCTTGCTACAACGTTTGTATTATGTGGAAAACCAACGCACGTAgttcattattattgtgtgtgcgcacacaccacacattggGGTTACGGGGACTACACGTGCCATGGAGGGCCTGTGGAAGTCAGATTTATGGAGTgggctctctctttccatctttatgatggtcccagggatcaaactagGTCACCAGGCTGAGGTGGTAAGTGTTTTTCTTCATGGAACCATCTCAATggtccaaaaaacaaaacccacatttaaaaaaaaatttttttgttgtttttcatcttATTGCagttctggggatgaaactcCAGGAAAGCATTCCACCACAGCTATACCCTTGACCCTAACACGTgcaatttgaaaacaaatttccaCATAGAAAAGTACaggcacagggctggagagatggctcagtggttaagagcaatgactgctcttccagaggtcctgagttcaattcccagcaaccacatggtggctcacaaccatttgtaatgggatctgatgccctcttctggtgtgtatctgaggatagctacagtgtacccatatacaataaacaaatctttttaaaaaagaaagaaaggcagacagacagacagacagacagacagacagacagaaagaaagaaagaaagaaagaaagagaaaagtacaGGCATGAAATGAAAGTTAATGCTTTACAGTGGGGAAATGTGAACCACTGTAGACTAACCCTCCACGCTCAGTGACTTCATGTAAAGGTTAGTGTGACAGACAGTGCACAGCAGCCTAGACAGAACACCAGGTGGATGCCAAAACTACTTCTGAGAGAAGCCTCTCAACCGAATGTCTGAAGAGTTTCAGGACAAGAATTTCAGAACAGGCGTGTGTGTGGGTAAAGGACTTACCAGACAACAACCTGGACCTGAtcacagaacccacataaaatacaatgggaaaagaaaatggcctccacaaagatgtcctccgacctccacagCGCACCATGGCACATGGGCCAGAGGTCATATCATAGGTGTGTATGGGCCCAGCATGGGCGTACACAATAATAAGGCAAAGACaagtaaatctctgtgagtttgaggccgatctggtctacatagtgagctgcaggacagccaggactatgtagagagaccctgtctcaaaaaaataaaaattaaaaatatttaaagaaagaaataaagaaacaaacaaacaaacaaacaaacagggctaGGTATGGTAgcccacacctctaatcctagcactcggagGCAGGCACATATCTATGAGTCCAAGGTCAAT
The window above is part of the Arvicanthis niloticus isolate mArvNil1 chromosome 13, mArvNil1.pat.X, whole genome shotgun sequence genome. Proteins encoded here:
- the Top1mt gene encoding DNA topoisomerase I, mitochondrial isoform X4 is translated as MLLLLWLKTLRRHFQYVPGRVPRRVPCRQVSRGAKASRAGWEESNKSSVKWTQLEHKGPYFTPAYEPLPDGVHFFYDGKPVKLSLAAEEVATFYGKMLHLECVTKEVFRRNFFSDWRKEMTAEERKLITHLDKCDFTEIHRHFLERAEARRTLPKEQKQLKEEAEKLQQEFGYCILDGHREKIGNFKTEPPGLFRGRGDHPKMGMLKRRVMPEDVVINCSRDSKIPEPPAGHQWKEVRSDNTVLWLAAWMENIQNSFKYIILNPSSKPKGEMDWQKYEVARRLRGVVDKIRAQYRADWKSPEMKKRQLAVALYFIDKLALRTGNEKEEGETADTVGCCSLRVEHVRLHAPSDGQEHVVELDFLGKDSIRYKNHMTVEKLVFQNLQHFMEDKDPRDDLFDALTTSSLNKHLQDLMEGLTAKVFRTYNASVTLQEQLRVLTRAEDSLTCKVLAYNRANRAVAVLCNHQRAVPKTFEKLMQTLQKKIEMKKAQVAEAQEELQKAEIDLRMRGDSKSKSFLQKQRRLLKLEEQLARLCAKATDKEENKQVALGTAKLNYLDPRISIAWCKRFGVPVEKIYSKTQRERFAWAFNQAGEDFEF
- the Top1mt gene encoding DNA topoisomerase I, mitochondrial isoform X3, with the translated sequence MLLLLWLKTLRRHFQYVPGRVPRRVPCRQVSRGAKASRAGWEESNKSSVKWTQLEHKGPYFTPAYEPLPDGVHFFYDGKPVKLSLAAEEVATFYGKMLHLECVTKEVFRRNFFSDWRKEMTAEERKLITHLDKCDFTEIHRHFLERAEARRTLPKEQKQKLKEEAEKLQQEFGYCILDGHREKIGNFKTEPPGLFRGRGDHPKMGMLKRRVMPEDVVINCSRDSKIPEPPAGHQWKEVRSDNTVLWLAAWMENIQNSFKYIILNPSSKPKGEMDWQKYEVARRLRGVVDKIRAQYRADWKSPEMKKRQLAVALYFIDKLALRTGNEKEEGETADTVGCCSLRVEHVRLHAPSDGQEHVVELDFLGKDSIRYKNHMTVEKLVFQNLQHFMEDKDPRDDLFDALTTSSLNKHLQDLMEGLTAKVFRTYNASVTLQEQLRVLTRAEDSLTCKVLAYNRANRAVAVLCNHQRAVPKTFEKLMQTLQKKIEMKKAQVAEAQEELQKAEIDLRMRGDSKSKSFLQKQRRLLKLEEQLARLCAKATDKEENKQVALGTAKLNYLDPRISIAWCKRFGVPVEKIYSKTQRERFAWAFNQAGEDFEF
- the Top1mt gene encoding DNA topoisomerase I, mitochondrial isoform X5 — translated: MLHLECVTKEVFRRNFFSDWRKEMTAEERKLITHLDKCDFTEIHRHFLERAEARRTLPKEQKQKLKEEAEKLQQEFGYCILDGHREKIGNFKTEPPGLFRGRGDHPKMGMLKRRVMPEDVVINCSRDSKIPEPPAGHQWKEVRSDNTVLWLAAWMENIQNSFKYIILNPSSKPKGEMDWQKYEVARRLRGVVDKIRAQYRADWKSPEMKKRQLAVALYFIDKLALRTGNEKEEGETADTVGCCSLRVEHVRLHAPSDGQEHVVELDFLGKDSIRYKNHMTVEKLVFQNLQHFMEDKDPRDDLFDALTTSSLNKHLQDLMEGLTAKVFRTYNASVTLQEQLRVLTRAEDSLTCKVLAYNRANRAVAVLCNHQRAVPKTFEKLMQTLQKKIEMKKAQVAEAQEELQKAEIDLRMRGDSKSKSFLQKQRRLLKLEEQLARLCAKATDKEENKQVALGTAKLNYLDPRISIAWCKRFGVPVEKIYSKTQRERFAWAFNQAGEDFEF